A region of Nerophis ophidion isolate RoL-2023_Sa linkage group LG28, RoL_Noph_v1.0, whole genome shotgun sequence DNA encodes the following proteins:
- the LOC133545531 gene encoding gastrula zinc finger protein XlCGF57.1-like isoform X4: MVEEESLPPYFKEDDKALTPNFKGGEEVPETPNFNKNVKDPLTPKFKRNREEPLTPHLKKQEEEPQTFHFKEEEEEHSISQEGDHIEGLEDFPVISVIVKSEDDESESESEERGGGEPPSSSSTQHMTTEADEDHCGGSQADELLAPLSDSEDTTSHSPDTHDINFKDDKTCHTDNTQFKCSHCDKTFKNSSHLKRHMRTHTGEKPFICSECGKGFLLGQNLKVHMRTHTGERPFVCSVCGKGFIQSDNLKIHMRIHTGEKPFSCLTCGKGFTQSRSLKVHLTTHNEEKPFTCSVCGKGFIQSDSLKVHMRIHTGEKPFSCSTCGKGFTQSRFMKVHMKTHTGEKPYICSICGKGCTESSNLRVHMRVHTGEKPFSCSICGKGFAQSSCMEKHKRIHSGEKSFICSICSKGFAQSHNLKAHMRIHTGEKPFICIICGKSFVESNNLKVHMRTHTGEKPFICSICGKSFTESQCLKRHMRTHSGEKSHYCSICNRSFREKTNLVAHMRTHTGEKVLSCSVCGEKFSYKYQCRKHKCAGENSSSK; encoded by the coding sequence ATGGTGGAGGAGGAGTCACTACCCCCTTACTTTAAAGAAGACGACAAGGCACTCACCCCCAATTTTAAAGGCGGAGAGGAGGTGCCAGAGACCCCAAACTTTAACAAGAATGTGAAGGATCCACTGACCCCCAAATTTAAAAGGAACAGGGAGGAACCACTGACCCCCCACTTAAAAAAACAAGAGGAGGAGCCACAGACCTTCCAttttaaagaagaagaggaggaacacagcatcagtcaggagggagatcatattgaaggactggaggatTTTCCAGTGATTAGTGtcattgtgaagagtgaagatgatgaaagtgaaagtgaaagtgaggagaggggagggggggagcctccaagcagcagctcaacacaacacatgacaacagaagctgatgaagaccactgtggaggatcacaagcagacgagctcttagctccactatcagatagtgaggacacaacctcacactctcctgacactcaTGATATCAACtttaaagatgataagacatgtcacactgacaacactcaatttaaatgttctcactgtgacaaaacctttaaaaacagtagtcatctgaaaagacacatgagaacacacaccggagaaaaaccctttATCTGCTCAGAGTGTGGTAAAGGTTTTCTACTTGGTCAAAAtttgaaagtacatatgagaacgcacactggagaaagaccttttgtctgttcagtctgtggtaaaggttttatccAAAGtgacaatttgaaaatccacatgagaatacacacaggtgaaaaacctttttcttgcttaacctgcggtaaaggttttacacaaagtcggTCTTTGAAAGTACACTTGACAACACACAATGAAGAAAAGCCTTTTacctgttcagtctgtggtaaaggttttatacAAAGTGACAGTTTGAAAGtccacatgagaatacacaccggtgaaaaacctttttcttgctcaacctgcggtaaaggttttacacaaagtcggTTCATGAAAGTACATATGAaaacacacacgggagaaaaaccatATATCTGTTCAATATGTGGAAAAGGTTGTACAGAAAGTAGCAATTTGAGAGTACACATGAGagtacacaccggagaaaaacctttttcttgttcaatttgtggtaaaggttttgcacaaagttcatgtatggaaaaacacaaaagaaTACACAGTGGAGAAAaatcttttatctgttcaatctgtagtaaaggttttgcacaaagtcacaatttgaaagcacacatgagaatacacaccggtgaaaaaccttttatctgtataatctgtggtaaaagtttcGTAGAAAGTAacaatttgaaagtgcacatgagaacgcatactggggaaaaacctttcatctgttcaatctgtggcaaaagttttacagaaagtcaatgtttgaaaagacacatgagaacgcacagtggtgaaaaatcacattactgttcaatctgcaacagaagctttcgTGAAAAAAcaaaccttgtagcacacatgagaacacacactggagagaaagtgttgagttgcagtgtgtgtggtgaaaaattctcttataagtaccagtgtaggaaacacaagtgtgctggtgagaacagcagcagcaaatga
- the LOC133545531 gene encoding gastrula zinc finger protein XlCGF57.1-like isoform X3 has protein sequence MSEEHLLSQQQDWSFRMVEEESLPPYFKEDDKALTPNFKGGEEVPETPNFNKNVKDPLTPKFKRNREEPLTPHLKKQEEEPQTFHFKEEEEEHSISQEGDHIEGLEDFPVISVIVKSEDDESESESEERGGGEPPSSSSTQHMTTEADEDHCGGSQADELLAPLSDSEDTTSHSPDTHDINFKDDKTCHTDNTQFKCSHCDKTFKNSSHLKRHMRTHTGEKPFICSECGKGFLLGQNLKVHMRTHTGERPFVCSVCGKGFIQSDNLKIHMRIHTGEKPFSCLTCGKGFTQSRSLKVHLTTHNEEKPFTCSVCGKGFIQSDSLKVHMRIHTGEKPFSCSTCGKGFTQSRFMKVHMKTHTGEKPYICSICGKGCTESSNLRVHMRVHTGEKPFSCSICGKGFAQSSCMEKHKRIHSGEKSFICSICSKGFAQSHNLKAHMRIHTGEKPFICIICGKSFVESNNLKVHMRTHTGEKPFICSICGKSFTESQCLKRHMRTHSGEKSHYCSICNRSFREKTNLVAHMRTHTGEKVLSCSVCGEKFSYKYQCRKHKCAGENSSSK, from the coding sequence ATGTCtgaagaacatcttctctctCAGCAACAAGACTGGAGCTTCAGGATGGTGGAGGAGGAGTCACTACCCCCTTACTTTAAAGAAGACGACAAGGCACTCACCCCCAATTTTAAAGGCGGAGAGGAGGTGCCAGAGACCCCAAACTTTAACAAGAATGTGAAGGATCCACTGACCCCCAAATTTAAAAGGAACAGGGAGGAACCACTGACCCCCCACTTAAAAAAACAAGAGGAGGAGCCACAGACCTTCCAttttaaagaagaagaggaggaacacagcatcagtcaggagggagatcatattgaaggactggaggatTTTCCAGTGATTAGTGtcattgtgaagagtgaagatgatgaaagtgaaagtgaaagtgaggagaggggagggggggagcctccaagcagcagctcaacacaacacatgacaacagaagctgatgaagaccactgtggaggatcacaagcagacgagctcttagctccactatcagatagtgaggacacaacctcacactctcctgacactcaTGATATCAACtttaaagatgataagacatgtcacactgacaacactcaatttaaatgttctcactgtgacaaaacctttaaaaacagtagtcatctgaaaagacacatgagaacacacaccggagaaaaaccctttATCTGCTCAGAGTGTGGTAAAGGTTTTCTACTTGGTCAAAAtttgaaagtacatatgagaacgcacactggagaaagaccttttgtctgttcagtctgtggtaaaggttttatccAAAGtgacaatttgaaaatccacatgagaatacacacaggtgaaaaacctttttcttgcttaacctgcggtaaaggttttacacaaagtcggTCTTTGAAAGTACACTTGACAACACACAATGAAGAAAAGCCTTTTacctgttcagtctgtggtaaaggttttatacAAAGTGACAGTTTGAAAGtccacatgagaatacacaccggtgaaaaacctttttcttgctcaacctgcggtaaaggttttacacaaagtcggTTCATGAAAGTACATATGAaaacacacacgggagaaaaaccatATATCTGTTCAATATGTGGAAAAGGTTGTACAGAAAGTAGCAATTTGAGAGTACACATGAGagtacacaccggagaaaaacctttttcttgttcaatttgtggtaaaggttttgcacaaagttcatgtatggaaaaacacaaaagaaTACACAGTGGAGAAAaatcttttatctgttcaatctgtagtaaaggttttgcacaaagtcacaatttgaaagcacacatgagaatacacaccggtgaaaaaccttttatctgtataatctgtggtaaaagtttcGTAGAAAGTAacaatttgaaagtgcacatgagaacgcatactggggaaaaacctttcatctgttcaatctgtggcaaaagttttacagaaagtcaatgtttgaaaagacacatgagaacgcacagtggtgaaaaatcacattactgttcaatctgcaacagaagctttcgTGAAAAAAcaaaccttgtagcacacatgagaacacacactggagagaaagtgttgagttgcagtgtgtgtggtgaaaaattctcttataagtaccagtgtaggaaacacaagtgtgctggtgagaacagcagcagcaaatga
- the LOC133545531 gene encoding gastrula zinc finger protein XlCGF57.1-like isoform X2, whose translation MKTNHLSPHSFITVQMSEEHLLSQQQDWSFRMVEEESLPPYFKEDDKALTPNFKGGEEVPETPNFNKNVKDPLTPKFKRNREEPLTPHLKKQEEEPQTFHFKEEEEEHSISQEGDHIEGLEDFPVISVIVKSEDDESESESEERGGGEPPSSSSTQHMTTEADEDHCGGSQADELLAPLSDSEDTTSHSPDTHDINFKDDKTCHTDNTQFKCSHCDKTFKNSSHLKRHMRTHTGEKPFICSECGKGFLLGQNLKVHMRTHTGERPFVCSVCGKGFIQSDNLKIHMRIHTGEKPFSCLTCGKGFTQSRSLKVHLTTHNEEKPFTCSVCGKGFIQSDSLKVHMRIHTGEKPFSCSTCGKGFTQSRFMKVHMKTHTGEKPYICSICGKGCTESSNLRVHMRVHTGEKPFSCSICGKGFAQSSCMEKHKRIHSGEKSFICSICSKGFAQSHNLKAHMRIHTGEKPFICIICGKSFVESNNLKVHMRTHTGEKPFICSICGKSFTESQCLKRHMRTHSGEKSHYCSICNRSFREKTNLVAHMRTHTGEKVLSCSVCGEKFSYKYQCRKHKCAGENSSSK comes from the coding sequence ATGTCtgaagaacatcttctctctCAGCAACAAGACTGGAGCTTCAGGATGGTGGAGGAGGAGTCACTACCCCCTTACTTTAAAGAAGACGACAAGGCACTCACCCCCAATTTTAAAGGCGGAGAGGAGGTGCCAGAGACCCCAAACTTTAACAAGAATGTGAAGGATCCACTGACCCCCAAATTTAAAAGGAACAGGGAGGAACCACTGACCCCCCACTTAAAAAAACAAGAGGAGGAGCCACAGACCTTCCAttttaaagaagaagaggaggaacacagcatcagtcaggagggagatcatattgaaggactggaggatTTTCCAGTGATTAGTGtcattgtgaagagtgaagatgatgaaagtgaaagtgaaagtgaggagaggggagggggggagcctccaagcagcagctcaacacaacacatgacaacagaagctgatgaagaccactgtggaggatcacaagcagacgagctcttagctccactatcagatagtgaggacacaacctcacactctcctgacactcaTGATATCAACtttaaagatgataagacatgtcacactgacaacactcaatttaaatgttctcactgtgacaaaacctttaaaaacagtagtcatctgaaaagacacatgagaacacacaccggagaaaaaccctttATCTGCTCAGAGTGTGGTAAAGGTTTTCTACTTGGTCAAAAtttgaaagtacatatgagaacgcacactggagaaagaccttttgtctgttcagtctgtggtaaaggttttatccAAAGtgacaatttgaaaatccacatgagaatacacacaggtgaaaaacctttttcttgcttaacctgcggtaaaggttttacacaaagtcggTCTTTGAAAGTACACTTGACAACACACAATGAAGAAAAGCCTTTTacctgttcagtctgtggtaaaggttttatacAAAGTGACAGTTTGAAAGtccacatgagaatacacaccggtgaaaaacctttttcttgctcaacctgcggtaaaggttttacacaaagtcggTTCATGAAAGTACATATGAaaacacacacgggagaaaaaccatATATCTGTTCAATATGTGGAAAAGGTTGTACAGAAAGTAGCAATTTGAGAGTACACATGAGagtacacaccggagaaaaacctttttcttgttcaatttgtggtaaaggttttgcacaaagttcatgtatggaaaaacacaaaagaaTACACAGTGGAGAAAaatcttttatctgttcaatctgtagtaaaggttttgcacaaagtcacaatttgaaagcacacatgagaatacacaccggtgaaaaaccttttatctgtataatctgtggtaaaagtttcGTAGAAAGTAacaatttgaaagtgcacatgagaacgcatactggggaaaaacctttcatctgttcaatctgtggcaaaagttttacagaaagtcaatgtttgaaaagacacatgagaacgcacagtggtgaaaaatcacattactgttcaatctgcaacagaagctttcgTGAAAAAAcaaaccttgtagcacacatgagaacacacactggagagaaagtgttgagttgcagtgtgtgtggtgaaaaattctcttataagtaccagtgtaggaaacacaagtgtgctggtgagaacagcagcagcaaatga